A region of Paenimyroides aestuarii DNA encodes the following proteins:
- a CDS encoding ABC transporter permease, whose amino-acid sequence MFKKFVAANKKALQKFKRNSWGVFSLAFIVILTFIALFAYVIAPDNTINANNGDVSISTQKPGFTVQTINIPLQNTAKTSVFDFFTGKAIKEQFIPILSYQFKGDTLYYNEFSIDPATSQTKYILTNRFPTTNHQLIEENHIQTKKYWLGTDNQGRDYLSRLLVGARVSLAIGFVAVFISLIIGISLGAVAGYFGGKTDAFILWLINVIWSIPTLLLVIAITLALGKGFWQVFIAVGLTMWVEVARVVRGQVMSVKQMQYVTAARALGFSDMRIIFKHIIPNIMAPVIVISAANFASAILVESGLSFLGLGAQVPVPSWGGMIKEHYNYIILGKPHLALIPGLAMCMVVVAFMMIGNALRDALDVKG is encoded by the coding sequence GTGTTTAAAAAATTTGTTGCGGCAAATAAAAAAGCGCTCCAAAAATTCAAACGAAATTCTTGGGGCGTTTTTTCATTAGCCTTTATAGTAATTTTAACGTTCATAGCCCTTTTTGCGTATGTGATTGCACCCGACAACACTATAAATGCAAACAATGGCGATGTGTCAATCAGTACCCAAAAACCTGGTTTCACCGTGCAAACCATCAATATTCCACTGCAAAACACTGCCAAAACATCGGTATTTGATTTTTTTACCGGCAAAGCCATAAAAGAGCAGTTTATCCCCATACTGTCGTATCAATTTAAAGGCGATACGCTTTATTACAACGAATTTTCGATCGATCCTGCCACCTCTCAAACAAAGTATATACTCACAAACCGCTTCCCTACGACCAATCATCAATTGATTGAAGAAAACCATATTCAAACCAAAAAATATTGGCTGGGCACCGATAACCAAGGACGCGATTATTTAAGCAGATTGCTTGTTGGTGCACGTGTTTCATTGGCAATTGGTTTTGTAGCCGTTTTTATTTCCTTGATTATTGGCATTTCATTGGGAGCCGTTGCAGGCTATTTCGGTGGAAAAACCGATGCCTTTATCCTATGGTTAATCAACGTGATCTGGTCTATCCCTACCCTTTTGCTGGTTATTGCCATTACATTGGCTCTTGGCAAAGGGTTTTGGCAAGTTTTTATTGCCGTTGGTTTAACCATGTGGGTAGAAGTAGCCCGAGTGGTTCGCGGGCAAGTAATGAGCGTAAAACAAATGCAGTATGTAACCGCAGCACGTGCGCTGGGTTTCTCTGACATGCGCATTATTTTTAAACACATTATTCCTAATATCATGGCACCAGTTATTGTGATTTCTGCAGCCAATTTTGCATCGGCAATTCTGGTAGAAAGTGGTTTAAGCTTTTTAGGTTTGGGCGCACAAGTACCCGTGCCAAGTTGGGGCGGCATGATTAAAGAACACTATAACTACATTATTTTGGGTAAACCGCATTTGGCATTGATCCCCGGATTGGCAATGTGTATGGTGGTTGTTGCTTTTATGATGATTGGCAACGCACTGCGCGATGCATTGGATGTGAAGGGGTAG
- a CDS encoding carboxy terminal-processing peptidase, whose product MKRNYKVLILVVALAAALWSFMPSKKANTPDPEKEAFLMGVLNFVLTNAHYHPADLNDAFSEKVYNNYLKVIDGNKRYLLQSDIDGFEKYKNDLDDQFKEQRITFFNESYPVFQSRIKEAKIYYKEILSKPLDFTVTESIDTDYEKQPFAKTKEELKERWRKQLKLNVLSSIEDKMKLQENDSIGKEPKKSFVELEKEARETTLKSLNEFFEFFEEISREEWLSVYINTILEQFDPHTNYLAPDDKQKFDESMTGSMEGIGAQLRKKDQNTEITEIIPGGPAMRQGELENGDIILKVAQGDDEPVDIAGMRLDKVVKMIKGKKGTVVKLTVKKVDGSVKIIAITRDQFEIEDTFAKSSVIETPEGKYGMIHLPKFYINFENKENRDAFKDVAKELEYLKEQKVEGIIIDLRNNGGGSLQTVVDMVGLFIPQGPVVQVKAKSGESDVLYDRDNKTQWTGPLVVLINNYSASASEIFAAAIQDYNRGLILGSKHSFGKGTVQNLLDLNRFGNKKIGDLGAMKFTSQKFYRVNGGSTQLQGVESDIILPDRFLYVDTGERDNDNAMEWDKIAKAKYNIFDYKFAPVIDRSKKRIAANKEFRLIDESAKWVKAQQEDNTFPLKYEDYLEKSKQLEEHSKKFNALKDYKNSLIFKSLPHEEALVKNDTVLQNKRKRWFKNLNNDVYVEEAVNVLNDIKTLKK is encoded by the coding sequence ATGAAAAGAAATTATAAAGTATTAATACTTGTTGTGGCACTGGCTGCAGCACTATGGAGTTTTATGCCTTCTAAAAAGGCAAATACGCCTGATCCGGAAAAAGAAGCGTTTTTAATGGGAGTTTTGAATTTTGTGTTGACCAATGCACACTACCACCCTGCCGATTTGAACGATGCCTTTTCTGAAAAGGTTTACAATAATTATTTAAAAGTAATCGACGGAAATAAACGCTACCTTCTTCAAAGTGATATCGATGGTTTTGAGAAATACAAAAACGATTTAGACGACCAGTTTAAAGAACAGCGCATTACTTTTTTCAACGAAAGTTATCCGGTTTTTCAATCGCGCATAAAAGAAGCTAAAATCTATTACAAAGAAATCTTATCCAAACCATTAGATTTCACCGTAACAGAATCTATCGATACCGATTATGAAAAACAACCGTTTGCAAAAACCAAAGAAGAGCTTAAAGAACGCTGGCGCAAACAGTTAAAACTAAATGTTTTATCGAGCATTGAAGACAAAATGAAGCTTCAAGAAAACGATTCTATTGGCAAAGAACCGAAAAAATCGTTTGTAGAATTAGAAAAAGAAGCGCGCGAAACCACTTTAAAATCATTGAACGAATTTTTTGAATTTTTTGAAGAAATATCTCGCGAAGAATGGTTGTCGGTCTATATCAATACTATTTTAGAGCAATTTGACCCACATACCAATTATTTGGCTCCGGATGACAAACAAAAGTTCGATGAAAGCATGACGGGTTCTATGGAAGGAATTGGTGCACAGCTTCGCAAAAAAGATCAAAATACCGAAATTACCGAAATAATTCCGGGAGGTCCTGCAATGCGACAAGGCGAATTGGAAAATGGCGATATTATTTTGAAAGTAGCCCAAGGCGATGACGAACCAGTAGATATTGCTGGGATGCGTTTGGATAAAGTGGTTAAAATGATCAAGGGCAAAAAAGGCACAGTAGTAAAATTAACCGTGAAAAAAGTAGATGGATCGGTGAAAATTATTGCAATTACCCGCGATCAATTCGAAATTGAAGACACTTTTGCAAAATCATCGGTTATTGAAACTCCTGAAGGCAAATACGGAATGATTCATCTTCCCAAATTTTATATCAATTTTGAAAATAAAGAAAACCGCGATGCTTTTAAAGATGTTGCCAAAGAATTGGAATATTTAAAAGAACAAAAAGTGGAAGGAATCATTATCGATTTAAGAAACAACGGTGGTGGTTCGCTACAAACGGTGGTGGATATGGTTGGCTTGTTCATTCCGCAAGGACCTGTGGTGCAGGTAAAAGCAAAATCGGGCGAAAGCGATGTGCTTTACGACCGCGACAACAAAACGCAATGGACAGGACCTTTAGTGGTTTTAATCAACAATTATTCGGCTTCGGCATCAGAAATTTTTGCAGCTGCCATTCAAGATTACAACCGTGGATTAATTTTGGGGTCTAAACATTCATTTGGCAAAGGAACTGTTCAAAATTTATTAGATTTAAACCGATTTGGCAACAAGAAAATTGGCGATTTGGGTGCTATGAAATTCACAAGTCAAAAGTTTTATCGCGTAAACGGCGGATCTACCCAATTGCAAGGTGTGGAAAGCGATATTATTTTACCAGACCGTTTCTTGTATGTGGATACAGGCGAACGCGATAACGACAATGCTATGGAGTGGGATAAAATTGCAAAAGCAAAATACAATATTTTTGACTATAAATTTGCGCCGGTGATTGATAGAAGCAAAAAACGAATCGCAGCAAACAAAGAATTTAGACTGATTGACGAAAGCGCTAAATGGGTTAAAGCACAACAGGAAGACAATACGTTTCCGCTGAAATATGAAGATTATTTAGAAAAATCGAAACAATTAGAAGAGCATTCTAAAAAATTCAATGCCTTGAAAGACTATAAAAACAGTTTAATCTTTAAATCGTTGCCCCACGAAGAAGCGTTGGTTAAAAACGACACCGTGTTGCAAAACAAACGCAAGCGTTGGTTTAAAAACTTAAACAACGATGTGTATGTAGAAGAAGCTGTAAATGTTTTAAATGATATAAAGACTCTTAAAAAATAA
- the surE gene encoding 5'/3'-nucleotidase SurE yields the protein MKKPLILVTNDDGITAPGIRTLISVMKEIGQVIVVAPDSPQSGMGHAITVNNTLFLEQVYIDKDGIKEFACSGTPVDCVKIAIDQIIKAKPDICVSGINHGSNSASNVIYSGTMSAAVEAGMSGVPAIGFSLADFSWNADFEPIKKFVKQITEETIKNGLPEGVVLNVNFPKLAEKNIKGIKICRQAKATWVEKFDERVNPHGKKYYWLTGTFVNHDKGNDTDEWALANGYIAVVPVQYDLTAYHAMQQLNTWEL from the coding sequence ATGAAAAAGCCGTTGATTTTAGTTACAAACGATGATGGAATAACCGCTCCGGGCATTCGCACCTTAATCAGTGTTATGAAAGAAATTGGGCAAGTGATTGTAGTAGCACCAGACAGTCCGCAATCTGGGATGGGACATGCCATTACCGTAAATAACACCCTTTTTTTGGAACAAGTTTATATTGATAAAGACGGAATTAAAGAATTTGCTTGTTCGGGAACTCCGGTTGATTGTGTGAAAATTGCGATAGACCAAATCATCAAAGCAAAACCCGATATTTGTGTATCAGGAATCAATCATGGATCCAATTCGGCGTCGAACGTGATTTATTCTGGAACCATGTCTGCTGCAGTAGAGGCGGGTATGAGTGGTGTTCCAGCCATTGGGTTTTCATTAGCCGATTTTAGTTGGAATGCCGATTTTGAGCCTATTAAGAAATTTGTGAAACAAATCACCGAAGAAACCATTAAGAATGGTTTGCCAGAAGGCGTGGTTTTAAATGTGAACTTTCCGAAATTGGCAGAAAAGAACATTAAAGGCATAAAAATTTGCCGACAAGCAAAAGCTACTTGGGTAGAAAAGTTTGATGAACGCGTTAATCCGCACGGAAAAAAATATTATTGGCTCACCGGCACATTTGTAAACCACGACAAAGGCAATGATACAGATGAATGGGCGTTGGCAAACGGATACATTGCGGTAGTGCCTGTACAATACGATTTAACTGCATACCACGCCATGCAGCAACTAAACACATGGGAATTATAA